From the genome of bacterium:
AATCGTTCCTTTGCCAATACCTGCAGCTTCTGCGATTTCAACCATGCGAGTATTAGCAAAACCTCGTTTGGCAAATACTTTAATCGCTGCTTGAACAATTTCCTGCTTTTTAGCTTGTTTGTCAACTATTTTTGGCATAATCTCCCTGATGTTATTTTTACTGACACGTCGGTCAATAATAAATCATTATAAAAATAAAGTTTCAAAATGTCAAGGAATTTTTTTTCTTGTAAATATTTTTTCGAATGCTGCTTTGCTGCGCTGGCCTGCTGATAGTTAATTCTTCGTTTCTTGGAATAAATTTACTATGTACTTAAAAACATCATACTTATTCTTGTATTCGTATTTAATACTCGGTACCAGTATCCTGAGCAATACAAAACTTGCTTACATTTCTTAAAATATTTCTAAATCCTGCAGAATATATTTTACTAATTTAACCCAAATTAAATTATTATTCTGATAAATATCAGTTTTTAATTTTTATACGTACAATCCAAACATCAACGCCGCTTCCTGGGTTTTTTCTGCTTCACCTCATTGCCTGTTTGTTTTTTTGCATGAGATATCAGCGGTTTTTTGCCTTTCTCTTTAAAACTTGCCACAATTTCCTCTGCATTTTCAAACGGGACAGTTATAAATGAAAATTTATCCATCACCTGTATATCACTGATCTGCCTTGATTTAATTGACACTCTACTTGTAACAAGATCAACAAGTTTTCTGGCATCAATTTTATCTTTTCTGCCGAGAGCAACAAAAAGCCTTGCTTTTCCCTGCCTGTCAAGCTGCTTTCCTTTTGTACTGAACTCTTTTATTTCACCATAGGCTGCAGGATTGAGTTCCTCTTCAAAGCTGTAGTTAAGCAAAGCTGCCAATATTTGTGTAGGGTTGTTGTCCTGAAGCAAATTTTTAGCCCAGTCATAATATTTTGCATCAACTTCATTCTCAAGAATTTTATTTAAATCCTGATATATCTTTTCCTTTTTGGCCTTGATAATATCCTGCACTTTTGGCACTTTAGACCTTTTGATATCGGTTTTGGTGAACCGCTGTATTGACATAAGCCGCTTGTACTCGCTTGGTGTTATAAATGTAATAGCTGTTCCTTCGTTTCCTGCCCTTCCAGTACGCCCTATCCTGTGAACATACGATTCAGGATCATAAGGCAGGGAATAATTGATTACATGTGTCAGATTGATAACATCAATTCCCCGTGCAGCAACGTCTGTTGCAATAAGAACATTTATTCTGTGTTTTCTGAATTTATCGAGAGTTCTCTCTCTCTGCGCCTGCGATATATCTCCGTGAATAGCTTCTGCATCATATCCCCTGTCTATCAAATGGGCAGCAACAGAATCCACATCGCTTTTTGTCCGGCAGAAAACAAGGCCGTAAAAATTGTCCTTAATATCAATTATCCTGCACAGTACTTCAAATTTATCAGATGCTTTTACTTCAAAGAAAATCTGCTCGGTCAGTTTGGTTGTCAGCTGCTCTTTCTTAACCCTTAAAAGCTCATAATCACCCATGTACTTATGTGCAAGTGCTTTTATCTTTGCCGGCATTGTTGCAGAAAACAGAAGCATTCTTTTATCTGCATTTGTATGCTTCATTATCTCTTCCATGTCGTCAATAAAGCCCATATTGAGCATTTCATCAGCTTCATCAAGTATAAGGTGTTCAATTTTTCCGATTCTCAGGGTTTTTCTTTTAAGGTGGTCAATTATTCTGCCCGGGGTACCGACAACAAGATGCACACCCTTTTTTAGCCGGCGCAGCTGCTGGTCAATTGACTGGCCGCCGTATATGGGCATTATTCTGATATCTTTCCTGCCTTTTAAAGAATTTATCTCTTCTGATACCTGAATTGCCAGTTCCCGTGTAGGGACAAGAATAAGTGCCTGGACTGTTCTGGAGGTTATATCAACCATCTCAATCAGAGGCAGTCCGAACGCAGCTGTTTTGCCGGTTCCGGTTTGTGCCTGCGCAATTATATTTGTATCATCCCTAAGCATTAAAGGAATGGTCATAACCTGAATTGCAGTTGGTTCTTCAAATCCCTTTTTATTAACAGCGCTCAACATTTGTTCCGAAAGCCCCAGATCTTTAAACGTCTTTTTTTCTTCCATTTTTCTCTTTTCCTATTATAATCAATTTGCTCAACTAAACATTATAATATACGCTTTTATTTTATAAAAAGATATGAAAACATGATATTGCAGGGAAGAAGATTATTTAACCATATCACCCCTTCGGGGTTGTGGTTTTTATGATACATTGTTTTCTATTATTGGACTCTATTAAATACCTTGAGCTTGTATATTCAATGTCCGCATCCTTGCATACAATGGCAGGATCACTTCCTCCCATCTCAAGCACACACTTTTTTAAAGAATCGGATGCCTTTTCGTCCTACGTCAGTACTGCCTGTAAAAAATATTTTTTCTACGGAAGAACCTACAAGAGCTCTCCCCTGATCTGCCCCTCCCTGAACAATCTGAAATACGCCTTCCGAAATTCCCGCATTACGGAAAAGGTTATAAATTTTTTCTGATATAAGAGGTGTCTGATCCGAGTGTTTAAAAACAACGCAGTTACCGGCAAGGAATGCAGGTACAATACTGCCGAGAGGAATGAGCAGAGGCCAGTTCCACGAAGAAATTATTCCCAGCACACCGAGCGGTTCAAACAGGATTATGCTTTCCCGTCTTTTAAAGAGAAGATGATGAAGAGGTACTTTTCTCTCTTTTAAAAACTTATCTGCATTATCTGCATAATAACCTGCAACATCAACACTTGCCGCTATTTCCAGAGAGAAGCTTTCCACAACAGGACGTCCCATTTCACGGGTTATCAATTCTGCAAATTCCATCCCCCTGTCTAACAGTAATTCCTGAACTTTCTTAATTATCTGTGAACGAACAGACAGAGGAGTATCCCTCCACAGCGGGAATACAGAACGTGCCTTTTTTACTATGAGATTAACATCTTCTGCAGGAGTTAACTCAACTTCTCCGTTTATTTCCAGAGTAGCGGGGTTAATTGACATTATCTTATCAGGACTCAAAATAAATTCCTCTCATTAATTAAACTATCTTACAAGCAGACATTTCTTTATTTCTGTAAAACAAACCTGAACTGATATAAAGAGAATCCTGTCGTATGATAAAATTTCCATTTAAAAATTGATGCCTCATACATAATTTCAAAACTTAATATTCCTATTACAACAATGGAACGCAGAGTCCAAAGCCAGCCGGCTTTATCCATTTTTCTAAAACGGAGACTTTGTACCACGTTTGTTTTGTAATTTTATATCCTTCGCTCTTCAGAATAAAATACGATAGAATCAGGGTTTTTTAGGAAAAATTCTCTTTCCAACCCTTTTCCTCATTCTTCTTAGAAACAAACCGCTCTCTTTAAAATAAAGGCTGATTCTTTCCCAAAAAGTAATTTTAAAAGACTCTTTTTTAACAAAAACCGTATCACTGCCTGTCTTATACCATACTATATAATTATTCTCATTCATCCAGGATAGTATCTGACTGATAAAAGGATTGATATATGCTGCCCCGTGTGTTTCCAATGAAATTACCGCCGGCCTGCTGGACATATTTTTAATTACATACCATTCACTGCCTTCAGTGTCAATACTTAACAGATCTATTCCGCCGTCATCAATCTCATCAAACGTCCTGCACTCAACTGTGATCTTGTCCTCATCCTTCAATACATAGTTATCATTTACAATTGCGGGAGCTACGCTTAAATCTGCAATAAATGACGAAGCATCCCTCTGCGCCAATTTAATTTCACCATTATAATCATATATTGCACATTCATAGAGAGTTAAGCTCTCAAGGCCTTTAAAGTGACTTTTAATCCGTTTAATAGATTCAGGATCAGGCTCAACCAGAGTACTTCTTACACCGCTTTTTATATAGCCATAAATATTCGATGTTTCAGGATGATATACTCCCACTTCTGCAGCATGTTGAGGATTAAATTTCTTTTTGCATAATTTGTCATATAACGACTTTTCCGACATACAGTTAAACCTCACAATTAAATAATGAACAATAAAGCACCTAAGTATTCCCCGAAATATGTCATTTTTAAATTACCGGCTCTTTATCAAAACCTTTCAGGCTGTTTGTATAAAGGGGGGATCCATTTTATAATTTTTCTGAAATACTTTGGGATTTTCAGCACCGGCCGGAATAACTTACCTCCGCAAAAATATTCATTTTTCTTTTCTCCGTGCAATTCAGTATGGATTTCTTATGAGCAGGAATAACAGTTATTTATCAGCGCACTACTCTATTTCACCGTACAGGAACTGTTTCCGAAGTTTCTCATCAAACTTTTCTATTGCATATCTTAACATTGTTCTCGGCATACTGTTATAATGTTTTCTCAAAAAATCATACTCTGTTTCAAAATCCCGTTTCCCCACTTCTCTCAGCATCCAGCCAACAGCCT
Proteins encoded in this window:
- a CDS encoding DEAD/DEAH box helicase → MEEKKTFKDLGLSEQMLSAVNKKGFEEPTAIQVMTIPLMLRDDTNIIAQAQTGTGKTAAFGLPLIEMVDITSRTVQALILVPTRELAIQVSEEINSLKGRKDIRIMPIYGGQSIDQQLRRLKKGVHLVVGTPGRIIDHLKRKTLRIGKIEHLILDEADEMLNMGFIDDMEEIMKHTNADKRMLLFSATMPAKIKALAHKYMGDYELLRVKKEQLTTKLTEQIFFEVKASDKFEVLCRIIDIKDNFYGLVFCRTKSDVDSVAAHLIDRGYDAEAIHGDISQAQRERTLDKFRKHRINVLIATDVAARGIDVINLTHVINYSLPYDPESYVHRIGRTGRAGNEGTAITFITPSEYKRLMSIQRFTKTDIKRSKVPKVQDIIKAKKEKIYQDLNKILENEVDAKYYDWAKNLLQDNNPTQILAALLNYSFEEELNPAAYGEIKEFSTKGKQLDRQGKARLFVALGRKDKIDARKLVDLVTSRVSIKSRQISDIQVMDKFSFITVPFENAEEIVASFKEKGKKPLISHAKKQTGNEVKQKKPRKRR
- a CDS encoding aldehyde dehydrogenase family protein, producing MSPDKIMSINPATLEINGEVELTPAEDVNLIVKKARSVFPLWRDTPLSVRSQIIKKVQELLLDRGMEFAELITREMGRPVVESFSLEIAASVDVAGYYADNADKFLKERKVPLHHLLFKRRESIILFEPLGVLGIISSWNWPLLIPLGSIVPAFLAGNCVVFKHSDQTPLISEKIYNLFRNAGISEGVFQIVQGGADQGRALVGSSVEKIFFTGSTDVGRKGIRFFKKVCA
- a CDS encoding FkbM family methyltransferase codes for the protein MSEKSLYDKLCKKKFNPQHAAEVGVYHPETSNIYGYIKSGVRSTLVEPDPESIKRIKSHFKGLESLTLYECAIYDYNGEIKLAQRDASSFIADLSVAPAIVNDNYVLKDEDKITVECRTFDEIDDGGIDLLSIDTEGSEWYVIKNMSSRPAVISLETHGAAYINPFISQILSWMNENNYIVWYKTGSDTVFVKKESFKITFWERISLYFKESGLFLRRMRKRVGKRIFPKKP